From a region of the Bradyrhizobium sp. KBS0727 genome:
- a CDS encoding CaiB/BaiF CoA-transferase family protein translates to MEKGIFEGLKVLDCASFIAAPAAATVLSDFGADVIKIEPPGAGDPYRNLPNLPGYPHSEHNFAWLLEARNKRSLALDLSKPEGQAVLHKLAAEADVFITNYPPPVRERLGITHAHLAPTNERLIYASFTGYGEKGEEANKPGFDSNAYWARSGLMDLVRADEHTTPARSIAGMGDHPCAMAFYGAIVTALYKRERTGKGSHVSSNLMANGVWAASVLAQAKLVGAKFGERRPRERALNAVTNHYQCKDGRWLILSLLNEDKQWPTLARILGREDLVTDPRFETKKERHARSLELIKIFDETFATKDLAEWRQLLDGNGLVFGVVGILDDIPHDKQMIENEVLVPFENDTMLTISSPIWVDGSKKVQPRKPPGVGEHSDEILRNAGYDEAAIKKLRAAGAVA, encoded by the coding sequence ATGGAAAAAGGTATTTTTGAAGGCCTCAAGGTTCTGGACTGCGCGAGCTTTATCGCAGCCCCCGCGGCCGCCACCGTGCTGTCGGATTTCGGCGCCGACGTCATCAAGATCGAACCGCCCGGCGCCGGCGATCCCTATCGCAATCTGCCGAACTTGCCGGGCTACCCCCACAGCGAACACAATTTCGCGTGGCTGCTGGAGGCCCGCAACAAGCGCAGCCTCGCGCTCGATCTCTCGAAGCCCGAGGGCCAGGCCGTGCTGCACAAGCTCGCCGCCGAAGCCGACGTCTTCATCACCAACTATCCGCCGCCGGTACGTGAACGGCTAGGGATTACCCACGCCCATCTGGCGCCGACGAACGAGCGGCTGATCTACGCGTCGTTTACCGGCTACGGCGAAAAGGGCGAGGAAGCCAACAAGCCCGGCTTCGACTCTAACGCCTATTGGGCGCGCTCGGGCCTGATGGACCTGGTGCGCGCCGACGAACACACCACGCCGGCGCGGTCGATCGCCGGCATGGGCGACCACCCCTGTGCGATGGCGTTCTACGGCGCGATCGTGACCGCGCTCTACAAGCGCGAGCGCACCGGCAAGGGTTCGCATGTCTCTTCGAACCTGATGGCGAACGGCGTCTGGGCCGCCTCCGTGCTGGCGCAAGCCAAGCTGGTCGGCGCGAAATTCGGCGAACGGCGTCCGCGCGAGCGCGCGCTGAACGCGGTCACCAATCACTACCAGTGCAAGGACGGACGCTGGCTCATTCTGTCGCTGCTCAACGAGGACAAGCAATGGCCGACGCTGGCGCGCATCCTCGGACGCGAGGATCTGGTCACCGATCCGCGCTTCGAGACCAAGAAGGAACGCCATGCGCGGTCGCTGGAACTGATCAAGATCTTCGACGAGACCTTCGCCACCAAAGACCTCGCCGAGTGGCGGCAACTCCTCGACGGCAACGGGCTGGTGTTCGGCGTGGTCGGCATTCTCGACGACATTCCGCACGACAAGCAGATGATCGAGAACGAAGTGCTGGTGCCGTTCGAGAACGACACCATGCTGACCATCAGCAGCCCGATCTGGGTCGACGGCAGCAAGAAAGTCCAGCCGCGCAAGCCGCCCGGCGTCGGCGAACACAGCGACGAGATCTTGCGCAACGCCGGCTATGACGAGGCCGCGATCAAGAAGTTGCGGGCGGCCGGCGCGGTCGCCTGA
- a CDS encoding glutathione S-transferase family protein, with translation MSTYRLHYFPESGNSYKLALMLTLCGERFEPVWTDFAGGATRTPEWRRDVNEMGEIPVLEVDGERRTQTAPILLQLAKQYGRFGGETEQEQFELLRWLFWDNHKLTGYMASYRYYRAFTPTPDQHVLAHFRRRLDDFLSILEAHLQKNAFAIGERPTISDISMMAYLHYPADETGYDLAASHPAISAWLGRMAQLPGWKPAYDLLPGKRMTHYAN, from the coding sequence ATGTCCACCTATCGCCTGCACTATTTCCCGGAGTCGGGGAACAGCTACAAGCTCGCCTTGATGCTGACCCTGTGCGGCGAACGCTTCGAACCGGTGTGGACCGATTTCGCCGGCGGCGCCACGCGAACGCCGGAATGGCGGCGCGACGTCAACGAGATGGGCGAAATTCCGGTGCTGGAGGTGGACGGCGAGCGCCGCACCCAGACCGCGCCGATCCTGCTGCAACTGGCCAAGCAATACGGTCGGTTCGGCGGCGAGACCGAGCAGGAACAGTTCGAGCTGTTGCGCTGGCTGTTCTGGGACAATCACAAGCTGACCGGCTATATGGCGAGCTATCGCTATTACCGCGCGTTCACGCCGACGCCGGACCAGCACGTGCTTGCGCATTTTCGCCGGCGGCTCGACGACTTTCTGTCGATTCTCGAAGCGCATTTGCAGAAGAACGCTTTCGCCATCGGCGAACGACCGACGATATCGGATATTTCAATGATGGCCTATCTGCATTATCCCGCCGACGAAACCGGATACGATCTGGCGGCGAGCCATCCCGCCATCAGCGCCTGGCTCGGGCGGATGGCACAGTTGCCGGGCTGGAAACCGGCCTACGACCTGTTACCCGGCAAACGAATGACGCATTACGCCAACTAG